A region from the Nonlabens sp. YIK11 genome encodes:
- a CDS encoding NUDIX domain-containing protein, which yields MDYRIEDEKIVYKGFLKVLEAQVTHDTFNQDHQIQATRECLERGDSVAILIYEKDTDSFLFTRQFRYPSARRDAPWMLELVAGSIDKGETDIASAKRETREEIGYEVEHLEKIHTYFPSPGGCSEQIHLFYTEVNQSQQTESGGGESSEKEDIQTVRIKKSEAKKMLLEGAFNNSITIIGLQWYFLREKKENKTL from the coding sequence AAAAATAGTGTACAAAGGTTTTTTAAAAGTGCTGGAAGCTCAAGTGACCCACGACACTTTTAATCAGGACCATCAAATACAAGCCACTCGAGAATGTCTGGAACGTGGTGATAGTGTTGCCATATTGATCTATGAAAAAGACACGGACAGTTTTTTGTTTACCAGGCAATTTAGATATCCATCGGCTAGACGCGACGCGCCTTGGATGCTAGAGCTAGTAGCCGGTTCTATTGATAAAGGTGAGACTGATATCGCTTCCGCGAAAAGAGAAACTCGAGAAGAAATAGGATACGAAGTCGAGCATTTAGAAAAGATACATACCTACTTCCCATCACCTGGTGGCTGCTCTGAACAAATCCATCTATTTTATACGGAAGTCAACCAAAGCCAGCAAACAGAGTCTGGTGGCGGCGAGTCTAGCGAAAAAGAAGACATTCAAACCGTACGCATCAAAAAATCTGAGGCAAAAAAAATGCTCCTGGAAGGAGCATTTAATAATAGCATTACCATTATTGGGTTGCAGTGGTATTTTTTGAGAGAAAAAAAGGAAAATAAGACGCTGTAA